A single Plasmodium malariae genome assembly, chromosome: 6 DNA region contains:
- the RBM34 gene encoding RNA-binding protein 34, putative produces the protein MKVSETGSKASSKASSKASSKTRNEKYQTYNAHIKVNKLNASKEKKNASALYYEESRNNACANENLRGQEENKKAVSKILEQLSSDKKEHTLIKQISSVVDFLNKNKSLVLPKEDKEKSTKKIEGKESVRTDLEKNKSLVKVNINNDERNKRTVFVGNLPLRNMRPSKLLKILNVKKSTVEAVRFRSQPIDEKYVNKKKLGVILKKFTDAKDNMNALITLKNKEDVHMLLEKSGTVYEGYVIRITKLGDENFFNRKKSVCIKNLHKKLNERDLYEVMKEIDEIKGIRILRDEKTSCSTGVCFVLFKNRSSVKKAIEMFNGKEINDRKVIVQRVLDHKEKYKAEGEHTIVKIKCI, from the exons ATGAAAGTAAG cgaaaCGGGAAGCAAAGCGAGCAGCAAAGCGAGCAGCAAAGCGAGCAGCAAAACAAGAAACGAAAAATACCAAACATATAATGCTCACATAAAAGTGAACAAATTGAATGCatcaaaagaaaagaaaaatgctAGTGCACTATATTATGAAGAGAGTCGTAACAACGCTTGTGCAAATGAGAATTTAAGAGGacaagaagaaaataaaaaagcagtttcaaaaatattagaGCAGCTAAGTTCAGATAAGAAGGAGCACacattaataaaacaaattagcTCTGTTGTTGATTTTTTGAACAAAAACAAATCGCTCGTTTTGCCAAAGGAAG ataAAGAAAAGAGTACAAAGAAAATAGAAGGCAAAGAGTCTGTGCGCACAGACCTAGAAAAGAACAAGTCCCTGGTGAAAGTTAATATCAATAACGATG aaagaaataaaagaactGTTTTTGTTGGTAACCTCCCTTTGAGGAATATGAGGCCGTCAAAATTgctaaaaattttgaatgtTAAAAAATCTACTGTAGAAGCG GTGAGGTTTCGTTCTCAGCCGATAGATGAAAAGTAcgttaataaaaagaagttaGGTGTTATATTGAAGAAGTTtact GATGCTAAAGATAACATGAATGCATTAATAACGTTGAAGAATAAAGAGGATGTCCATATGCTTTTGGAAAAAAGT GGGACTGTATATGAAGGTTATGTAATAAGAATTACCAAGCTGGGggatgaaaatttttttaacaggAAAAAGTctgtatgtataaaaaatttacataaaaaattaaacgaaAGGGATTTATATGAAGTAATGAAGGAAATAGATGAGATTAAAG GAATTCGAATACTACGAGACGAGAAGACAAGTTGTTCGACG GGGGTATGTTTTGTTCTCTTTAAGAACAGAAGCTCCGTTAAAAAGGCTATTGAGATGTTCaatggaaaagaaataaat
- the PmUG01_06011500 gene encoding flagellar outer arm dynein-associated protein, putative: MSEAEEILNRIKNHKGVIGILVVNSDGLIIKSTFDQQQSHLHASLLTHLSNKAKDVIRELDPQNDINFLRLRSKKHEIMIAPDKDYTLIVVQDPYADKEKS; this comes from the exons ATg AGTGAGGCAGAAGAAATACTAAACAGAATTAAAAACCATAAAGGGGTTATAGGCATTTTAGTTGTAAATAGTGATGGGTTAATAATTAAGAGCACGTTCGATCAACAGCAGTCTCATTTGCATGCATCACTACTTACGCATTTGTCTAACAAGGCGAAGGACGTAATTCGAGAGCTAGATCCTCAG aaCGATATAAACTTTTTACGGTTACGATCAAAGAAACACGAAATAATGATTGCACCTGATAAGGATTACACACTGATTGTAGTTCAGGACCCGTATGCTGATAAGGAGAAGagttaa
- the PmUG01_06011600 gene encoding conserved Plasmodium protein, unknown function: MVNEGCMLNAYMSTNKKKKDDLSNMAYYKSNKVSNEFNCRMDTLTEFTEHSKNKMSLMESQGKTKKKEVESEYVFLKKIGNVCKKSCDYYFGLNVNFHESCENFIILFKIFHDSLVTMNMKNVEADEMKDTLQNIEEKECLEMKQNEHVNIILKEELQNLEKHINFMNNESVNITNKIKEIDYQINQHKEALESFQILTNLNLEKTSIMHNDYKRACEEKEGIIKSIADDKDSIIASGENLASQKAEMVEGNRRTIIENEKELKVQIDKLVSASSEMACDNSRLLSQTKFLETQTTSQEYYLNVIKCGFDSSVQTRDELEDSLNNVKEEINKLVKTIKKIETEKKKEEEMCNQLRKKVIKLEEHIERKEKELVEDKNEERRINEKIEEEKKKVNQTMINDLIKEQNSIQEEINNYKEEIRNVLLNETNRMHNILYHIDINCDTHKTISNNLQSVLDKMKIKIKEEQNELWKTEREIENKNMQIYELQEKINEEKIKEKEIDISINSKKEELNELKNKEQLNDTCILNVKEEMEKIESDYNEKILQVKEMEKQLNENYQLTEQKIMQLYKDYDDRKKNIYNLDNHKIDIDSAEKRKMKEDVDTYSEKMKNEYDSKKVQFEKSEKVKYDELNKQLDDELRRKQDLVQYYRELLNKHEDKEKEKNKYNDKDEASNNKERVNDKSNDVYSYLVSNVNNLEEDPKGVYDIPNRTNNGKIMENKKTYQKNGMYNNINKYKLYNMPDQYKFGYFDVSSPSVIRKSMKVPCRTVKSPHIARLLEKIKSRKECQPLVGTKQSPMNQVSSNANRRSKGSMGDNGHSRSSNGKNNSGKLFSDMKTPKNNGSFDLFQHL, from the exons ATGGTAAACGAAGGATGTATGTTAAATGCTTATATGTCGacgaacaaaaaaaaaaaagatgatcTGTCAAATATGGCTTATTACAAAAGTAACAAAGTGAGCAACGAATTTAATTGCAGAATGGACACTCTCACAGAATTTACTGAACAttcgaaaaataaaa TGTCCCTCATGGAGTCACAGGGCAAGacaaagaaaaaggaagTGGAAAGTGAATacgtttttttaaaaaagattgGAAATGTTTGCAAAAAGAGTTGCGATTATTACTTTGGATTGAATGTAAATTTTCATGAGTCATgcgaaaattttattattctttttaaaatattccaCGACTCGCTAGTTACtatgaatatgaaaaatgtagAGGCAGACGAAATGAAGGATACGTTACaaaatatagaagaaaaagaatgtTTGGAGATGAAACAAAATgaacatgtaaatataatattaaaggaagaattacaaaatttaGAAAAGCATATAAACTTTATGAATAACGAGTCTGTTAATAtaactaataaaataaaagaaatagatTACCAAATTAATCAGCATAAAGAAGCTTTGGAGTCTTTCCAAATTTTAACTAATTTgaatttagaaaaaactTCCATAATGCATAATGATTACAAAAGAGCATGTGAAGAGAAGGAAGGAATCATAAAAAGCATTGCCGATGACAAGGATAGCATCATTGCCAGCGGGGAAAATTTGGCTAGCCAAAAGGCGGAGATGGTA GAGGGGAACAGGCGAACGATCATCGAAAACGAAAAGGAATTAAAAGTGCAAATAGACAAACTGGTGAGTGCTAGCAGCGAAATGGCATGTGACAACTCGAGACTACTATCACAGACCAAATTTTTGGAAACCCAAACGACATCCCAGGAGTACTATTTGAACGTAATTAAGTGCGGGTTTGATAGTAGTGTCCAGACAAGAGATGAGTTAGAGGATTCGTTGAATAATGTTAAAGAAGAGATAAACAAGTtagtaaaaacaataaaaaaaatcgaaacggaaaagaaaaaagaagaggaaaTGTGCAATCAGTTGAGAAAGAAAGTAATCAAATTAGAAGAACACATCGAAAGAAAGGAGAAAGAACTGGTAGaggataaaaatgaagaaaggagaataaatgaaaaaattgaagagGAAAAGAAGAAGGTAAACCAAACTATGATCAACGATTTGATAAAGGAACAAAATTCTATAcaagaagaaataaataattataaggaAGAAATACGAAATGTACtattaaatgaaacaaatagaatgcataatattttataccaTATTGATATAAATTGTGATACACATAAAACCATCTCAAATAATCTACAAAGTGTGTTAGAcaagatgaaaataaaaattaaggaagaacaaaatgaattatGGAAAACAGAAagagaaatagaaaataaaaatatgcaaatatatgaactacaagagaaaataaatgaagaaaaaataaaagaaaaggaaatagACATCTCTATCAAttcaaaaaaggaagaattaAATGAGCTTAAAAATAAGGAGCAGTTAAATGATACATGCATATTAAATGTTAAggaagaaatggaaaaaatcgAGTCcgattataatgaaaaaattttacaagttaaagaaatggaaaaacaGTTAAATGAGAATTATCAGTTAACGGAACAAAAAATCATGCAACTGTATAAGGACTATGATGAtcggaaaaaaaatatatacaatttggATAATCATAAAATTGACATCGATTCTgcagaaaaaaggaaaatgaaaGAAGACGTAGATACATACTcagagaaaatgaaaaatgaatatgatTCTAAAAAAGTACAGTTtgaaaaaagtgaaaaagtaaaatatgatGAATTGAATAAGCAGCTAGATGACGAGTTGAGGAGGAAGCAAGATTTAGTGCAATACTACAGGGAATTGCTAAACAAGCAcgaagataaagaaaaagagaagaataAATACAATGATAAGGATGAAGCgagtaataataaagagAGAGTTAATGACAAATCTAATGATGTATATAGTTACCTTGTGAGCAACGTGAACAACTTGGAGGAGGACCCTAAAGGGGTGTATGATATACCAAACCGCACGAATAACGGGAAAATAatggaaaacaaaaaaacatatcAGAAGAATGggatgtataataatataaataaatataaattatataatatgccTGACCAGTATAAGTTTGGATACTTTGACGTTTCATCACCTAGTGttataagaaaaagtatGAAAGTTCCATGCCGTACTGTCAAGTCTCCACATATTGCAAGATTgcttgaaaaaataaaaagccgAAAGGAATGCCAACCTTTGGTAGGTACTAAACAATCTCCCATGAACCAAGTTAGCAGTAATGCAAACAGACGAAGCAAAGGGAGCATGGGTGACAATGGCCATAGTAGAAGCAGTAACGGAAAAAACAACAGTGGCAAACTCTTTTCCGATATGAAAACTCCAAAAAATAATGGTTCTTTCGACTTGTTTCAGCATTTGTAA
- the PmUG01_06011700 gene encoding cytoplasmic dynein intermediate chain, putative — protein MENTAEYDALKSINEEERIQLQNKLCAQRIELEERKKYLEELKRSNESILMSNEVKESNITRDSSITRNISGDEYPDPDQMLKNFLESLEKEDQENVLFKKQLNGSNDRIYLDNHIINGSLTKDQFYNNSSSLEEHTDHSFLFKKNNSSGKNFNFKINKVKYEKVINVKQKNIINFDKSTQVNMFDSGSATAPTTATITAAATTTSYHQRNGKGKMTTLFSNTGAQKDSTNKMGKLHSNMTMSSKKNVVLKKKKLSEKEDFSSEEGGEEQSEERNEYRSEEVDENRVANRVSNREADGEEDLEQDADNIKSDKSSTHQRLSNQGKPKNCLKEGKNNIFVDEEKRKSILKSSSYMKFIQNSSKIIERSLGEQDMFNSTFDFVAKDISDESESFEKLKFLNTYYCKKYTNGRPITDVKTSHIYSDLFLASYGLSDVCNYADPDGYILVWNITMNSRPEYVFTSQHAVCTTLFNKFNPHLIIGGTYTGNVVLWDIRANQKPIQKTYLTSQGHLHPIYCAEVIGTQNAHNLVTVDTDGRLCNWSLNMLTYPSDTVDLKRANKEVSCCSFSFQEGEINTLYGGAEDGSLFQAQIHGNKVGITEYYNIHHGPLTATQFHPLIEGTNDHNDLILTSSVDWTCKLISIKQPRNILFTFNTFEDYLMDVKWSPTHPSIFAACSSNGNITLFNISYDMECSFFETTVQEKSTNKIAWSYDGRKLIAADSDGGLTLWNASTEIYQPRAEDVTQFDSKIEKLKAECVPADQVDMEMV, from the coding sequence ATGGAGAACACCGCCGAATATGATGCCTTGAAGTCTATTAACGAGGAAGAACGAATACAACTACAAAACAAGTTGTGTGCACAGAGGATAGAGCTTGAGGAGAGGAAAAAATACTTGGAAGAGTTAAAGAGATCAAACGAAAGCATTTTAATGAGTAATGAAGTAAAAGAAAGCAATATAACAAGGGATAGCAGCATAACAAGAAATATTAGCGGTGATGAGTACCCTGATCCTGATCAAATGCTAAAGAATTTCTTAGAATCCTTAGAAAAAGAAGACCAAGAAAATgtactatttaaaaaacaactAAATGGTAGTAATGATAGGATATATTTAGATAACCATATAATTAATGGGAGCCTTACCAAAGACCAGTTCTACAATAACAGTAGCTCTTTAGAAGAACACACAGATCActctttcctttttaaaaaaaacaattcatcggggaaaaattttaattttaaaattaacaagGTGAAATACGAAAAGGTTATTAACGtgaaacagaaaaatattattaattttgataaGTCCACTCAGGTCAATATGTTTGATAGTGGTTCCGCGACTGCCCCGACTACCGCCACTATTACTGCTGCCGCTACTACTACTTCTTATCATCAAAGGAACGGAAAAGGGAAGATGACTACTCTCTTCTCAAATACGGGAGCCCAAAAGGATAGTACCAATAAAATGGGGAAATTACATAGTAACATGACCATGtcaagtaaaaaaaatgttgtcctgaaaaagaagaagctATCAGAAAAAGAGGATTTTTCTTCTGAAGAGGGAGGCGAGGAACAAAGCGAAGAGAGAAACGAATACAGAAGTGAAGAGGTTGACGAGAACAGGGTGGCGAACAGGGTGTCGAACAGGGAAGCAGATGGGGAAGAGGACCTCGAACAGGACGCAGACAACATCAAGAGCGATAAGAGCAGTACCCACCAAAGGCTCTCAAACCAGGGAAAGCCAAAGAACTGCTTAAAAGAAGGAAAGAACAACATCTTTGTAGACGaagagaaaaggaaaagcaTACTTAAGAGCAGCAGTTACATGAAATTTATCCAGAATAGctcaaaaataatagaacGGTCCTTAGGTGAACAAGACATGTTTAATTCCACCTTCGATTTTGTAGCAAAAGATATAAGCGATGAATCTGAaagttttgaaaaattaaaatttcttaatacatattactgtaaaaaatatacaaatggAAGACCAATCACAGATGTAAAAACATCTCATATATATAGCGATTTATTTTTAGCTTCTTACGGATTGTCCGATGTGTGTAATTATGCAGATCCTGATGGATATATTTTAGTATGGAATATAACAATGAATAGTAGACCAGAATATGTATTCACATCTCAACATGCAGTATGTACAACAttgtttaataaatttaatccTCATTTAATAATAGGAGGTACTTATACAGGTAATGTTGTTTTATGGGATATTCGAGCTAACCAAAAACCGATACAAAAAACTTACCTGACCTCGCAAGGTCATTTACATCCAATTTATTGTGCAGAAGTTATTGGTACACAAAATGCTCATAATTTGGTAACAGTAGACACAGATGGCAGATTATGTAACTGGTCTTTGAATATGCTTACCTATCCATCTGATACAGTAGATCTAAAAAGAGCAAACAAAGAAGTGTCTTGttgttctttttcttttcaagaAGGAGAAATAAACACATTATATGGAGGTGCAGAAGATGGATCTTTATTTCAAGCTCAAATACATGGTAACAAAGTAGGTATAActgaatattataatattcatcATGGTCCATTAACAGCTACACAATTCCATCCACTAATTGAAGGTACCAATGATCATAATGATCTCATATTAACATCTTCAGTTGATTGGACATGTAAATTAATTAGTATAAAACAACCTAGAAATATACTATTCACTTTTAACACGTTTGAAGATTATCTAATGGATGTTAAATGGAGTCCAACTCATCCATCCATATTTGCAGCATGTAGTAGTAACGGAAATATTACACTATTTAACATCTCTTATGATATGGAATGTTCTTTCTTTGAAACCACTGTTCAGGAAAAATCAACAAATAAAATTGCCTGGTCATACGATGGAAGGAAACTCATTGCTGCTGACTCAGACGGGGGCTTGACCCTATGGAATGCATCCACCGAAATATATCAACCCCGAGCTGAAGATGTTACTCAGTTTGACagcaaaattgaaaaattgaaagcCGAGTGCGTGCCGGCTGACCAGGTGGACATGGAGATGGTTTGA
- the PmUG01_06011800 gene encoding S-adenosyl-L-methionine-dependent methyltransferase, putative, with protein sequence MLSRCVQGEGIKEVLFKKEDKSIKKLYAILYKALEDLDVLNRIYNIYLLKICKNKFLGIILLSVLVQRNQIDGGGKLRREIMKKEKAILQFYHHLKGLVSSISGSGSNVLKETKELTKYFVIYNDSKKSAEELKKWLVIEEDEDVKGLYKIRNDKVKRLIASRIYMKNKIRIIDKTSCLVVQAGNIKRGMVIVDICSSPGSKAICSLISLKKKGFLICIEKNKKRCYTLLVEILKNDDYIGPYTDEHFGEDTKFHLNQKNFFINFKDIYIYYIKHKNNELIIKIFNCNFLDLSYHHFEEFGQIDVVFVDPSCSSSGMPDFAYKENMRRVFPCARGEEKYRGGESCNDSCNDSCSESCSDSRNDSRNDSRNDSRNDSRSDSRNDSRNDSRNDDDVGTGGPVEAEVSGALIKPNSNDAAEWANVSNKKGTCKREIIDYNIYDDVSKGQIPRVPHTFVDKVKKLCEFQKNILNHALVNLKTAKTFIYSTCSFFEEENEQVIQNALRSNANFSLEKAGTDKFLFNNGQYEFSNKCVRTFPGRDSCRGIFIAKICRTG encoded by the exons ATGTTATCTAGGTGCGTTCAAGGAGAAGGGATAAAAGAagttttgtttaaaaaagaagataaatccattaaaaag CTGTACGCCATACTATACAAAGCGCTAGAGGACCTGGATGTGCTAAACAGaatatacaatatttatttgttaaaaatatgcaagaACAAATTTTTGGGAATTATTCTTCTAAGTGTATTAGTTCAGAGGAATCAAATCGACGGAGGGGGGAAGTTAAGACGagaaattatgaaaaaagaaaaggctATTCTACAGTTTTACCACCATTTAAAAGGATTGGTAAGTAGCATAAGCGGTAGCGGTAGTAACGTGTTAAAGGAAACAAAAGAATTAACGAAATATTTCGTCATATATAATGATAGCAAAAAAAGTGCAgaggaattaaaaaaatggttAGTAATAGAAGAAGATGAGGATGTAAAAGGTCTGTACAAAATTAGGAATGATAAAGTAAAAAGGTTAATAGCTAgtcgtatatatatgaaaaataaaataagaataattgaTAAAACGTCATGTTTAGTTGTTCAGGCAGGGAATATAAAAAGAGGAATGGTTATTGTAGATATATGTTCTTCTCCAGGTAGTAAGGCTATCTGTAGTCTTATctcgttaaaaaaaaaaggatttttaatatgcattgaaaaaaataaaaaaagatgttATACTTTATTGgtagaaattttaaagaatgaTGATTATATTGGGCCCTATACTGATGAGCATTTTGGTGAAGACACAAAATTTCATCTTaaccaaaaaaatttttttattaattttaaagacatatatatatattacataaaacataaaaataatgaattaattattaaaatatttaactgTAATTTTCTCGACTTATCTTATCATCATTTTGAGGAATTTGGCCAAATAGACGTTGTATTTGTTGATCCTTCTTGCTCCTCAAGTGGAATGCCGGATTTTGCGTATAAGGAGAACATGCGACGTGTGTTCCCCTGCGCTAGGGGTGAAGAGAAGTATAGAGGTGGTGAAAGCTGCAATGATAGCTGCAATGATAGCTGCAGTGAAAGCTGCAGTGATAGCCGCAATGATAGCCGCAATGATAGCCGCAATGATAGCCGCAACGATAGCCGCAGTGATAGCCGCAATGATAGCCGCAACGATAGCCGCAATGACGATGATGTTGGGACAGGAGGCCCAGTGGAGGCAGAAGTATCGGGAGCATTAATCAAACCAAATAGTAATGATGCCGCCGAATGGGCAAATGTAAGCAATAAAAAAGGTACATGTAAACGTGAAATAAtagattataatatttatgatgATGTGTCAAAGGGACAAATTCCAAGGGTACCCCACACTTTTGTAGataaggtaaaaaaattgtgtgagtttcaaaaaaatatattaaaccaCGCTTTggtaaatttaaaaacagCTAAAACGTTTATTTATTCAACTTGCTCTTTTtttgaagaagaaaatgaacAAGTTATACAAAATGCGTTAAGAAGTAATGcaaatttttctttagaAAAAGCAGGAACAGATAAATTCCTTTTCAATAATGGACAGTAtgaattttcaaataaatgcGTGAGAACCTTCCCTGGGAGAGACTCCTGTAGGGGCATATTTATTGCGAAGATATGTCGCACGGGATAG
- the PmUG01_06011900 gene encoding conserved Plasmodium protein, unknown function, translating into MVRRMYRFPIFLARRYMSDSKIFDKLKQANELLLNKDEREKSTNEKEEEKIEIINIDDRVFDNTNVFKKDIEQEHEENATKREEEFYENIKSFKNLDIQSFIQETIDYYSSKQLKESHMATKEKKQNDFNEKEANTLNKFTFDDTDKDNEISYESNSVGSGKFYTNSKKDTCDNLKDRTNLIMDEFKYKTKENYEQVIIEGDTNSIYEGLTPAQRFYEENKEKLLYETMKYYNKRKEKLSNRNDDGADRDYYYIHESEPVVRPHENYLFDYENEENDNTDEEGLELEKGIMPTIEQVVCILKHEKVKNIKVIDLNKCGRRDIGMFIILCTGQTPKHNKRVGKLISKIFIDLEIPYISNVVYCYCNKFDDWIITHCGPLKIHIVTKELRDYYDIENLFLYPHEHFDSKNFPSFFDYTPGVPPPYIVRSNSSLDAYHNDDLYKKFISDR; encoded by the coding sequence ATGGTGCGAAGGATGTATCGCTTCCCCATTTTTTTAGCGAGAAGGTACATGAGTGatagtaaaatttttgaCAAGTTAAAACAAGCAAATGAGCTGCTTCTTAATAAAGACGAACGCGAAAAGAGCACAAATGAGaaggaagaagaaaaaatcgaaataataaacattGACGACAGAGTTTTTGATAACacaaatgtttttaaaaaagatatagaaCAAGAACATGAGGAAAATGCTACAAAGAGGGAAGAagaattttatgaaaacatTAAATCTTTCAAAAACTTAGATATACAAAGCTTCATTCAAGAAACGATAGATTATTATAGTTCAAAGCAGCTAAAGGAAAGTCATATGGCTACTAAGGAGAAGAAACAAAATGATTTCAATGAAAAAGAAGcaaatacattaaataaatttacttttGATGATACAGATAAAGATAACGAAATATCGTATGAGAGTAACAGTGTTGGAAGTGGAAAATTTTATACTAACAGTAAAAAGGACACGTGTGACAATTTAAAAGATAGAACAAATTTAATTATGGACgagtttaaatataaaacaaaagaaaattatgaacaagtaATAATAGAGGGTGATACTAATAGCATATATGAAGGTTTAACCCCAGCACAGAGATTTTATGAAGAGAATAAGGAAAAGCTATTATATGAGActatgaaatattataacaaaaggaaagaaaagtTAAGTAATAGGAATGACGATGGAGCTGACAGGGATTATTACTATATCCATGAATCTGAACCTGTTGTTAGACCgcatgaaaattatttatttgacTACGAAAATGAGGAAAATGATAACACAGATGAAGAAGGATTAGAATtagaaaaaggaataatGCCTACCATTGAACAAGtagtatgtatattaaaacatgaaaaggttaaaaacattaaagtaatagatttaaataaatgtggAAGAAGAGATATTGgaatgttcataattttatgtacagGTCAGACACctaaacataataaaagagTAGGGAAATTAATtagcaaaatttttatagattTAGAAATTCCATATATTTCAAATGTGGTCTATTGTTATTGTAACAAATTTGATGACTGGATCATTACGCACTGTGGTCCactaaaaattcatatagtTACAAAAGAATTAAGGGATTATTATGATATtgaaaatttgtttttatatccCCATGAGCATTTTGACAGTAAGAATTTCCCTTCCTTCTTCGATTACACCCCGGGCGTACCTCCACCTTACATCGTCAGGAGCAACTCCTCCCTTGACGCCTACCATAATGACGACttgtacaaaaaatttatctcGGACAGGTAA